One Lebetimonas natsushimae DNA segment encodes these proteins:
- the rgy gene encoding reverse gyrase: protein MEAIYKNRCPNCGGNISSERLEIGLFCEKCMDISEDKCNVNLINYKKFCVADEKLEKFNLFFREKVGQDLSPIQRMWAKRFFLGNSFALLAPTGIGKTTFGLLLAAFAKKSYIVFPTKLLVLQALERFKSWGVEVLAYTGKKEEKEKIEKGEYDILITTTQFLYKNHEIINKDFDLVFIDDVDSILKSARKIDIVLKLLGINEKIINTALELIEKKDYVNLMELKIVKKGNLIVSSATANPKSKRVLLFKYLLGFEVSRPNLSLRNIEDVYDETYSYEKAMKYIKKLGSGGLLFLPGNETKDKLNEFIEFLNTAGIKTYSYEEFNEHVEEFKRGECVFAGFASYRNPLARGIDLPESVRYTLFVGVPKIEFKLNEENYKALYFICLVIYPLLIKKLETKEILTFQNYINTLKRYAFLPVLHPKVEEKLKMIKEYVTNLIETYRIEIKNSPEVSFDGEKIITADITGYIQASGRSSRFYNGHLTKGLALTLIDNEKAFFSLRKKLNWYSNIEFKNIKEINLDEILKEIDESRKIKTKTNLKTSFVVVESPTKAKTISSFFGRPSRRIVDGVSIYEILLKDRVLVITASIGHDFDLSYEEKWGVKDKYIPIFRVLENKDKILNALNLASYEVDEVIIATDPDREGEKIAFDLILNNKPYNLNVKRAEFHEITKYAFTKALNNLRYYDKNLVAAQFVRRISDRWIGFNLSSYLQNLLHNAHLSAGRVQTPVLNWICERTEKLKEKIFIVSVKINDLKIEWEFEDKEKAEGFFNSLKNKIEIKLLESKEEDVFEKPFNTSTLLKEAATKLHFSPQYTMKLAQELFENGFITYHRTDSFRISNVGKKIAKEYIEEKFGEEYVNLRSFESGGAHEAIRATTSMDMNELKSFLVFKNINLTYNHLKLYDLIFRKFIASQMRDVKVKKDIFKIVDKEVDVNTKILEDGFNLVYPIKIYNIKEGIYPVSKNIYQKSKFPPYTYAEVIDEMKNKGIGRPSTYAITVEKLLERKYVVEKNGFLFATKLGFKVLDILKKHPLYKFVSEIFTKTLEETMDLIEEGKKDYKSELIKLYNNLFIG from the coding sequence ATGGAAGCTATTTATAAAAACAGATGCCCTAACTGTGGAGGGAATATCAGTTCTGAACGTTTGGAAATTGGACTTTTTTGCGAAAAATGTATGGATATCAGTGAAGATAAATGTAATGTAAATTTGATAAATTATAAAAAATTCTGCGTTGCAGATGAAAAATTAGAAAAATTTAATTTGTTTTTTAGGGAAAAAGTAGGGCAGGACCTTAGCCCGATTCAGAGAATGTGGGCAAAAAGATTTTTTTTAGGGAATTCTTTTGCGCTTTTAGCGCCGACGGGAATAGGTAAAACAACATTTGGTTTGTTGCTTGCAGCATTTGCAAAAAAAAGTTATATTGTTTTCCCAACAAAACTTCTGGTATTACAGGCTCTTGAAAGATTTAAAAGCTGGGGTGTTGAAGTACTTGCATACACTGGTAAAAAAGAGGAAAAAGAAAAAATTGAAAAAGGTGAATATGATATTTTAATAACAACCACCCAGTTTTTATATAAAAATCATGAAATAATAAATAAAGATTTTGATCTGGTTTTTATAGATGATGTGGATTCTATTTTAAAATCTGCCAGAAAAATTGATATCGTTTTAAAACTTTTAGGAATAAATGAAAAAATAATAAATACTGCATTAGAACTTATAGAGAAAAAAGATTATGTTAATTTAATGGAATTAAAAATTGTAAAAAAAGGTAATTTAATAGTATCTTCTGCTACTGCAAATCCAAAAAGTAAAAGGGTGCTTTTATTTAAATATCTGCTGGGATTTGAAGTTAGCAGGCCAAATTTATCTCTTAGAAATATAGAAGATGTCTATGATGAAACATATTCATACGAAAAAGCCATGAAATATATCAAAAAATTAGGAAGCGGCGGGCTTTTGTTTTTGCCTGGGAATGAAACCAAAGATAAACTAAATGAATTTATAGAATTTTTAAACACTGCTGGAATTAAGACATATTCTTATGAAGAATTCAACGAGCATGTCGAAGAATTTAAAAGGGGTGAATGTGTTTTTGCCGGTTTTGCAAGTTACAGAAATCCTCTTGCGAGGGGAATAGATTTGCCTGAGAGTGTAAGATATACGCTTTTTGTCGGGGTGCCGAAGATTGAATTTAAATTAAATGAAGAAAACTATAAAGCGCTTTATTTTATTTGCTTAGTTATTTATCCACTTTTAATAAAAAAACTAGAAACTAAAGAGATTTTAACTTTTCAAAATTACATTAATACATTAAAAAGATATGCTTTTTTGCCAGTGCTTCATCCAAAAGTGGAAGAAAAATTAAAAATGATAAAAGAATATGTAACTAACTTAATAGAAACATACAGAATAGAGATAAAAAATTCTCCGGAAGTCAGTTTTGACGGGGAAAAAATAATAACGGCGGATATTACAGGTTATATTCAGGCAAGCGGCAGAAGCAGCAGGTTTTATAACGGACATCTTACAAAAGGTTTGGCTCTAACACTTATAGATAATGAAAAAGCCTTTTTTTCTCTTAGAAAAAAACTTAACTGGTATAGCAACATTGAATTTAAAAATATAAAAGAGATAAATTTAGACGAAATTTTAAAAGAAATTGATGAGAGTAGAAAAATAAAAACAAAAACAAATCTCAAAACTTCATTTGTGGTAGTTGAATCCCCTACAAAAGCAAAAACCATTTCTTCATTTTTTGGTAGACCCAGCAGAAGAATAGTTGATGGAGTCAGTATTTATGAGATATTACTCAAAGACAGGGTTTTGGTAATCACTGCTAGCATCGGACATGATTTTGATCTCTCTTATGAGGAAAAATGGGGTGTTAAGGATAAGTATATTCCAATTTTTAGAGTCTTAGAAAATAAAGATAAAATATTAAATGCCTTAAATCTTGCTTCTTATGAGGTTGATGAAGTTATTATTGCAACAGACCCGGACAGGGAAGGGGAAAAAATTGCATTTGATTTGATACTCAATAACAAGCCGTATAATTTAAATGTAAAAAGAGCAGAATTTCACGAAATTACAAAATATGCATTTACTAAGGCACTTAATAATTTGAGATATTATGATAAAAATTTGGTTGCTGCTCAGTTTGTCAGAAGAATAAGTGACAGGTGGATAGGGTTTAATTTGTCATCTTATCTTCAAAATCTGCTTCATAATGCCCATCTTTCAGCCGGAAGGGTTCAGACCCCTGTGTTAAACTGGATTTGTGAAAGGACAGAAAAATTAAAAGAGAAAATTTTTATTGTATCTGTTAAAATAAATGATTTAAAAATTGAGTGGGAATTTGAAGATAAAGAGAAAGCAGAAGGATTTTTCAATTCATTAAAAAATAAAATCGAGATTAAACTGCTTGAATCAAAAGAAGAAGATGTTTTTGAAAAACCTTTTAACACCTCTACTCTTTTGAAAGAAGCGGCAACTAAACTTCATTTTTCTCCCCAATATACAATGAAACTGGCCCAGGAACTTTTTGAAAACGGATTTATTACATATCACAGGACTGACAGTTTTAGAATCTCAAACGTGGGTAAAAAAATTGCAAAAGAGTATATTGAGGAGAAGTTTGGAGAAGAGTATGTAAATTTGAGAAGTTTTGAAAGCGGCGGGGCACATGAGGCGATTAGGGCTACTACTTCGATGGATATGAATGAACTTAAAAGTTTTTTAGTTTTTAAAAATATAAATCTAACTTACAATCATTTAAAATTATATGATTTGATTTTTAGAAAATTTATAGCTTCTCAGATGAGAGATGTGAAAGTTAAAAAAGATATTTTTAAAATAGTTGATAAAGAAGTTGATGTAAATACCAAGATTTTGGAAGACGGATTTAATCTTGTTTATCCCATAAAAATTTATAATATTAAAGAAGGAATTTATCCTGTTAGTAAAAATATTTATCAAAAAAGTAAATTTCCTCCATATACTTATGCTGAGGTTATCGATGAAATGAAAAACAAAGGGATCGGAAGACCGTCAACTTATGCAATAACTGTAGAAAAACTGCTTGAGAGAAAATATGTGGTTGAAAAAAACGGATTTTTATTTGCAACAAAACTTGGATTTAAAGTTTTAGATATTCTAAAAAAACATCCTTTATATAAATTTGTAAGTGAAATATTTACTAAAACTCTTGAAGAAACTATGGATTTAATAGAAGAGGGTAAAAAAGATTATAAGTCGGAATTGATTAAATTGTATAATAATTTATTTATTGGTTAA
- the hcp gene encoding hydroxylamine reductase has translation MFGLFGKKEETTKKQACDLPFLCWQCEMSAPGGCGSHGESKGVCGKTATKSRLQDLMIYGLKGLSAYREHANELVQEVGDEEARKTLKEVDDVNSETLYFTLTNVNFNFDEHIAQLMKVGQAGVKVMNLLSDMHTKALGIPTPVEVTQNKAEGKGILVSGHNLDMLEKLLKRIEERGLSDKINVYTHSEMLPAHGYPHLRKFKNLKGNIGKAWFDQTDVFSKWQGTCVVNTNCIVPPEKSPKVKNYIDRLYTYKITGVEGAKKIENDNFDPLIDHTLSLPDITGFDSDEKIVTGHHYKTVLEAFGPKVLDAIKEGKLKRVWVIAGCDAPGRKRNYYRELALAVPKDHIIITSSCGKFRFNDVDFGTVPGTDIPRYIDLGQCNDSNGAVHIAMTVAQALGIEDINELPVSIALMWMEQKAIIILLALLSLGVKDIYIGPNAPQFANEDIVNFLVENFNLGVISGDIHKDFGKELAS, from the coding sequence ATGTTTGGACTATTCGGAAAAAAAGAAGAAACAACTAAAAAACAGGCTTGCGATTTACCGTTTTTATGCTGGCAATGTGAAATGAGTGCACCTGGTGGATGTGGTAGCCATGGAGAGAGCAAAGGTGTTTGTGGTAAAACTGCTACAAAATCAAGACTTCAGGATTTAATGATTTACGGACTAAAAGGTCTTAGCGCATACAGAGAACATGCGAATGAATTAGTACAAGAAGTTGGAGATGAAGAAGCAAGAAAAACATTAAAAGAAGTGGATGATGTAAACAGTGAAACATTATATTTCACTCTTACAAACGTAAACTTCAATTTTGATGAACATATTGCTCAACTTATGAAAGTTGGACAAGCCGGAGTAAAAGTTATGAATTTACTTAGCGATATGCATACAAAAGCCCTTGGAATACCAACACCTGTAGAAGTTACTCAAAACAAAGCTGAAGGCAAAGGTATTTTAGTATCAGGACATAATCTTGATATGCTTGAAAAATTATTAAAAAGAATAGAAGAAAGAGGTCTTAGTGATAAAATAAATGTATATACTCACTCAGAAATGTTACCGGCTCACGGATATCCTCATTTAAGAAAATTCAAAAACCTAAAAGGAAATATCGGAAAAGCATGGTTTGACCAGACAGATGTATTTTCCAAATGGCAGGGAACTTGTGTTGTAAATACTAACTGTATCGTTCCGCCTGAAAAATCACCAAAAGTTAAAAATTATATAGATAGACTATACACTTATAAAATTACAGGTGTTGAGGGTGCCAAAAAAATAGAAAATGACAATTTTGATCCATTAATTGACCATACTTTAAGCTTGCCTGATATCACCGGGTTTGACAGTGATGAAAAAATCGTAACAGGACATCACTACAAAACTGTTCTTGAGGCATTCGGACCAAAAGTTCTTGATGCAATAAAAGAAGGAAAATTAAAAAGAGTATGGGTTATCGCAGGATGTGACGCACCTGGAAGAAAAAGAAATTATTATAGAGAATTAGCTTTAGCAGTTCCAAAAGACCATATTATTATTACAAGTAGCTGTGGAAAATTCAGATTCAACGATGTAGATTTTGGAACAGTACCTGGAACTGACATTCCAAGATATATTGACCTTGGACAGTGTAACGACTCTAACGGTGCAGTTCATATCGCAATGACAGTAGCTCAGGCTTTAGGAATTGAAGATATTAATGAATTACCGGTATCAATTGCTCTAATGTGGATGGAACAAAAAGCAATTATTATTTTACTTGCATTACTAAGCCTTGGAGTAAAAGATATTTATATCGGACCAAACGCACCACAATTTGCAAACGAAGATATCGTAAACTTCTTGGTAGAAAACTTCAATCTTGGAGTAATATCTGGAGATATCCACAAAGACTTTGGAAAAGAATTAGCTTCTTAA